ATGGAGGTGAGGAGGTTGGTTGGGGAGTTGCAGGGTGGTGCTGGTAATTCAAATTCTGTGGTGATGTTTAATGACAGGTTGGATGTATTGGAAAAGAAAGTTGATGGGGTAGAAAGTTGTTTTACAGGGTTTGCTTCTGATTTGGTTACTTTAAAAAATCAACAAGCTGAAATCTGGGAAATCATATCTTCTCTTCAggtggatgatgtcaaaaagggggagaaaagaaagagaGTTGATGATGCAGAGGTTGCTGGTGATAAGAATAAGAGAGCTGCTGTTGAGGGGGAGAATCAAATTGAGGGGGAGCACATTGTTGTTGATGAGGTTGTGGTTTCAGAAAATGTGGTTGAAAATGTTACTGTTGGTGATGAAATTGTTGCTGGTGGTGTTAAGGATAAGGGTAAAAATGTTGCAGCTGTTGGTGAGATGATTGCAGAATCTGCTGGTGATATTTCTGAAAATCCTGCGGTCTTGAATGATCTGAGAGCTAAGTTGAATAAAAGGTTTAGATTTAGAAGGTATGAAGGAGAAGTGTTGAAGGTTGAAATTGATAGGACTGAGTATGATGGAGTGTGTTTGTTtctgactttatctcatgcttctgaTAAAAGATTAAGGGTGAAGTTGAATCAAATATTGAGGTTAGGATTTTGTGAATGGAGAGGAATTGCATTTGGTTTGAGAGGTTGTGAAGGTGACAGGGTGATTTTAAGTGAGGTGTTTAAGAGGATTTTTATGTTTGTGCATCTGgtgtttgaagaagggtttatTAGTTTGAAGGATTATGAAGTTTTCTGTGAAGCCTTTAatttgagaaagaaagaaagaagggtcAAGAGGATAGTTGATACATATGCTGTTCCTGAACATATGGAGTTTATAGATGATTTttatgttgagtatttggatgcATTGCTGGTTAAAACTTCTAATGGAAGGAGAATGTTGATTAGAGTGGATCAGTTTGAGGATGCTAATATTGAGCTGCTATTAAGTTTGATGACAAGGTGTGAATCTCTGCAGACCTTACCTTTTCGAAGAAAGTTGTTGATGCACTTGTACAGCAAGATCAGTATGATGAAGAAGATCTCACACATGAAGCATAAGTGCAAGCTGATTGAAAGAGAGGTCAAGAAGTTGATGGGTTAGTAGCTTGaattgttttgacatcatcagatagggggagattgttgggaaagttaatctgatgagtcaaagtattttgcagattttagagtctgatgatgttagagtctgaggagcagatgatgttagagtctgaagttttcaaaagtcaactgccgaatgatttcttgttgataaagccatttgaagattctggaagatctcttttatatttagaagatatatgatgatgcgtttttgtgtttatcttccagaattaatctccttaagtttagctttgatccttgtatatcttttcctattttgtagagtagtttgttaagaaaccaaatctggaagatttggttcttcttgtataaatacacgtttatgtttgcagtttttaaatatatatatcaaaaacacgattgtgcttaatatattattggttttcttctaattcgtgttctcttaattttctgcactttaattcctattgtttgtgtgaaattaagagtctggtgttcatagttgaattactgtgaactaatagaaTGTGGTACCGGTTTTGAATTTTTGATGTAGGCAATGAAGATTTCTACTAATCAAGGCAAAAACAAAAGTATGTGTAGGTTTCTCAAGTTTCGAGGAACCACACTTTTGGGTCTGAGCCCATGTTCACACACCAGTTGATAAAAATGTGGTCGGGTCGAGTCCTATCTCCCATCATATTTAGCAAAGTAAGTAGCAATCTCTCGCTTTCACCAACCATTTGCCTTTGTTCTTTTTCACTTTTTGATAAATGTTTGCCACTTGAAATTTTATCTCATATTATATTCTTGATTGCAACTTAAACACTGTTGATGTTTATGCTTGATATTTGTCTAGTTTACCACAATCAAATAGAACAACATGATACCGTAGCTCCAAAGTTACCTATTTACTACGTATGACCCTAAATATTGTATGGTCTTATATAGTAGCTTTTAGGACCCTATTTTACTAGGTCCCAGAAAAAAAGTCCTAAAAACCCACTTTTGTTGTAGTGTTACTTCACTATGGAATATACAGAACTCAAAAATAAGAAATAGGTAACTCGTATTGTCATCTCTATTAGTCTACTACATGAGATCATATAAATAGAATTTCAACTGCTTAAAATATAAAAAGGTTAAGAATACATCAAGATAAGAATACGTATAGCTATCTTCACATTAAGATTGCATATCGTATGCTGTCGCTAACCATAATATGATGATTGACCTCTGATATTCGCGTAAATTCACCAGACACCCAAACACCGTCAGCAGTTTGATGCGTGTGTGATGTGAAGCATGATAGGATTGAAAGTGGCACTCGTAAAATGCTGTAAATAATAGAAAAACCGTTATAACCATGTCTCGTACGGTGAGCGATAGCTGGAAGCTCAACTCCATTTTCTTCACCAAACATGTTCTCATCGGCCACTTTAGTACTTTTCGTCACATTCCTTATGTTTTGCCGCATTACCTCCAATACCTGCCTCATCACAACCGctttattacttttttttttttacgggtTTTGAGATTGTGAGTTTGAAGGGAATGAGATATGTGATAAAAGTTAGGACATGAGTCCTTTTTATTGGGGCTAATGAATATGCTAATTAGAATAATGGGGTGGTGAGTGATGGTGCTTGTCACAAAGTACTTTTTGAGGGCActtattttgttatatatatttaatttattgtatgtatttaacaAACAAAAACCTAAAGCACACTTGCACTAAAAAAGATCCTTGGATAATTTAGGAGGAATTATGTTAAGTATAAAATGTTCTTACCAAAATCTTGAATCTTAGTTATCATGTGGCCGTTGATGTTTCTGTTTTCTTTTTTTATACAATTTGCTTTATGGATTTACCTTCAGATATGCTCACCATTATAATAAGaattgtatatacatatttatttattctgAAGAAACAAATATGTGGTTAATTTTTTGATTGGAAGAATCAATACTTATAACTTACAAACATAATTGAGGATGCTATCTACTAAGACATAACAGAACAAAAGTGTTTGTATGCCAGTGGGTGTATTTGAAAATTGGTGGTCGGCATTAATTATGTCCTACTTGGTTAATTAGAACTAAAAATTATTACAACTAATTTTTGTAACATTTTAACGTTAACTATGATTGCCTAATCCAAATTGAGAAGTATTTTTGTTATTTGGATGTACATACATAGAATGCTTCTAAGTTAAAACTTATAAGTAGATTAATTTAAATACTTAGTTTGAAAGATAATTAGCAGTTTCTAAAATTAGAAATTATAGTGTTAGTCGCCTTTATGGTCTAAAAACGTCAACCTATTCCGGCCATTGAAATCCAATAAAGATCGCATGTTAGAAAAAAATGACTTTGATAGATGAAATAAATACCATTAAAACAAGTTTTATCCATTTAATTATTCAATTCAAATATTGCAAGTTTAGTCATGAATGGCTCCAAATCAACATTAGTTCTTGCAACATTCATGTTCATGGTGGTGTCCCAGGCTCATGTTTTCGACATCACAAAGTTTGGCGTAAAACCCGGTGGCGAAATTAGTAAGGTAAAAACACGAATTCATGCTagacttttaatatttttaattcctTGTTTGGTGTCATATACTCATATTATTCGGGTTTTAGGCTTTATGTGATGCATGGAGAGCCGCATGTAACGCACCAAAACCTAGCAAACTCATTATTCCGAAAGGCCAATTTTGCTTGAACTCGATCGAGTTTAAGGGACCTTGCAAAGCCCCGGTTGAGGTTAGAATCGATGCAATAATCATAGGTCCTAAAGATCCGAAAGTTATTCCGAAAGGAAAACAATGGATTACATTCAGTTACGTCAATGGCATGACTGTATCAGGTAAAAGATCGTCGCTTAAGCTTTAATCAATTTACACATttagaagaaaaaaatatattaatgtGCATGATTAATGTTATTGTTTTAGGTTGTGGTACGTTAGATGGTCTAGGAGGAGCCATGGCGTGGCCATCGAACAATCCAAAGAAAAACGCTCACCATAAAAAACCGTGTGGCCTTCAGTATGTATGTGTATTTATAAACATACATTGAGACAGAATCAAATAAGAACCTTAATATGATCTTAACATTACAAATCCGAAAGAACTGCATAACGATACGAACAAATTGCACATTTTATTTGGTTATATACGTGTTTTGTACATTCTGTTTCTTACCAAAAATTGTATTTTAGTTTGCGATTCTTACGCCCTGTTATACTTAAGAAATTAAGGTTCTTATTTGATCCTGATTATGCATTTAAATGAACTTAGTTAGGAATAAGTTCCTAAACTAATGACGATTATTTTGAATTACTTCAGAATCTTAGCTTTAACTTCATCCAAAATTCGTTGATTACGGGAATAACTACAAAGGACAGTAAGAACTTTCACGCGAATGTGATGTCATGTACGAATGTAACATTCGACAACATCCACATTATCGCACCCCATGACAGTCCAAACACGGATGGGATCCATCTCGGATGGTCAAAACACATCACAATCAAGAACTCTGTAATTAAAACGGGTGACGATTGTATCTCAATTGGTGATGGATGTGAGAACTTGCGCATTGAAGGAGTGAAATGTGGGCCGGGCCATGGTATTAGCGTTGGAAGTTTGGGTAGAAACCCGGGAGAGAAACCGGTTAGGGGAGTTTTCGTCAAGAATTGCGTTTTCTCGTGCACACAAAACGGTGTTCGGATTAAAACATGGCCAGATTCGCTTCCTGGCGAGGTTGCTGATATGCATTTTGAAGATCTTAAAATGGATAAAGTTGAAAACCCTATTATTATCGAGCAAGATTATTGCCCACATGGCGCATGCTCCAAAAGTGTAAGTAAATACTGAATGCATTCAAAGCTTTTAAGCAATTTTTAAGCAAGTTAATTTTGTTCACCACACCAAGTAGGCATTGCCCGAACGGTAGCCGGCGAGTCTGGGTTCCAAGAGATTAGTAGTTCGATCCCTGACATTGACCGAATCGCTAGATTTATCCTCTGGCGGGGTTTTCCCAATGTAGTTTCCACCTAACGCGCGTGTGGCAAATGATTGCGAAGGTGGTTAATTCCATTCTAGGTAACGGCGAtattgctgttaaaaaaaaaaaaattatattttgtaCACCACAAAATGTTAACCTTACACTAATCATGCTTTaagatattttacattacaataatGTAATGTATAATTTGTGGTGTATGATTATTTTTGACGGTGAGTCAATTTTTAAGCAATTGCCAATCAATGGGTGCACAAAATGCCCAAAGCCCCAACCCTATGCCACTCAGAGAAGCCTAACTTGGTCCAAAGTCCATGGGCCTGAATTACAACCCAAGTCTGGTTGGGATAAACCCAGAGCCCGAATAAGCCCGAAAAGCCTGAAAATTCTTGGCTTTTAAGTTTTTatctaaaaaatatatacatatacatatatcttgTAAAGGTGATAAATTGTATCTTTGTACATAGGAGGACTCAATATCTTATTATCTAACTTTTTGTTTATATGTTCTCATGATTGTTGTACATAAAAATATACCTATGGCATTTATTTATTCTTAATTGAATTTGTCCATATCTTGCGAGGTCGTGCAGAAACCATCGTTAGTTAAAGTTCACAAAGTGTTCATAAAGAACATCAAGGGAACTGCGACAACGCCAACAGTAGTGAAACTTAGATGTAGCAAAGCAAATAATGGTTGCGAGAATGTGAGAATATCCGACATTCATTTGACATATCATGGTCCCCATGGGCCCGCTCGTCAAGAATGCTGCAACGTCAGACCAATTTATGCTGGTAAAATGGTGCCTCCTGGCTGTCCAATAAAATgatcaattaatcaatgtattaatgtGTACATCCGTGTCGTAAGTTAACTCAGATCGAATGCTCTCCAGTTTTGTAATTGTGCATGCTACTTCGATTCACTGAGATTGTTTGTTTATCATTTTAAGTAGTGATCGTTTGATGATTCTGGGTTGGATCAATTGTTATTTTGGATGATCATTTTAGTTACTGTAAGTTGTAATTATGCACTGTATATTTTAGTGGCATTCAATTAGCAAAATTTTATTGTTGGAAACAAATTTGTAACCGCCTTTTCTTAACACGCCTTTAATGCGGCGTGTCGAGGAAGAAAAATGCTTGACGTGTTCAGTTTGGCACGGAAAAAAATAGGCGTGCATCCCCTTTtcttaatttttttaatattattttattatatatttactgCTTTTCATCCCTTTTTTCATTTGTTAATTTATAATcgtattttaacacatcatccaaCACACATCTTCACTACTCTCCATTTTACTAACATGTCACCGTCAACCACCTCATCTCCCAATATGCCTAATTTGCCAATCACCATTAATAAGCGTTAGATAATATCATGATAGTATATTATTCCATTTTCTCCTTCTaatttattgattttgatattgTCAAACACATTTCGATCATGGTTATATGTAAAAGTCCGGTATATAGTGTTAAAGAATCAATCAAGTAATGAGCTATTCTTGTTCGAGCGACTAAACAATTTTTTTTGAATAAATGATTTTACCcgataaatattatttataaaaataataagatataCAAATAAGAACAACGACCACAAACACATTTTGCGGCCTCACAAACAACCAAAACACCTAGCTCGAACCTATACATCACAAACAGGACTAGCAAAACCAGTTGAATCAACGGCACATCTATATAAGGACATGAAACAATAAGGTCTTTCAATTACAGCCAACCCGATTTCATGCCAAACGGGACTGTTATCTTAAAAGCATTCTTTTCCGCCATAAACGTAGCAGTTGCATCTTCATCGAGTTCTAGGTCGCTCGACTCATCCACTAAATTTACCGCAAGATTAATAAGAGCTCCAAACGAGTTATTAACCTTCACTTATTTATCCTTACTCGTTCCATCTTTCAAACATCTTTTATTCTCATCATTAGTCACCTTCAGACGATACACAACATTTTTTTTTTGGTTTACCAACACCAATTTAACCCACCTTTGATCCCCTTGTTATGAATCACAGCTGCAacacctttttttttttctttaaaacttCCTGAAAATCATCCGCATCTTTCTTTGAGTTCTTCTCCGGCTCATCATCTTCTACGGCCTCTACACACACCTTTGGGCATTGAAGATCATTATGCTCAAACACCTTGCAACATGAACATCGGGGAGGATTCCATTCATAATCAACAGTAACAACATTCATGGACCTACCAACACCATCAATATTAGGAGTAGCCACGTGTAGCATATCATTCAACTCATTCTCTACTGCTAGTTCGATCATAGAATGGGAAAAGTTAGGTCGTCCCCACGACTCAATACACATGGTACTTATATAAGAGTCTAACATCATCGGCTTTCCCAATCTCAAGACAATCACGCTCAATCCATCAGTAGTAAATCCAGTCAGAGGGATATCATACAACTAGAAATAATGCCATATctgatattgctcaaattagacatacctttagtcgcaatatcaagttctatcgttgtttatttcgtgtgtaaacatagtattttcgtttgtattccattttattgtaaaatagttagaatcattgtgtaattgaagaaatatgaaagattttggatgatactactcggagatcgaaaacaagtcaaaaagtcgatgaatagtagagtgcgccaaggagtgcgccacgggtgtgcgctcagctcactcgtcCAAATTTTGATCAGAGACTTCTGGGAGTTGTAGAAATAGTGCGCGCTCCTACAGTGCGCTCGGCGCACTCCTGAGCGCACTCCAGCCTGTAAAGCAGATTGAACGCGTAAAGTCGAGCTGTAAAGTGTTTTCGGGGTTGGTGAACAGTGCGCTCAACGCAACCCAAATAGTGctatcatacccccaaatagggccgggaaaatatgacttcacaatatcacaacacaagtatgtataaacgagaacgactctatatgagacgtttttaatataaccaatgtatttaagcagcggaaagtattaagtcattacaaatgactccttaaaatttaaatgtaatctaaaatgttctaatgcaataatatgaatgttgatatgcggactccaaaagcagcaaagtccaaatagcaaataatctttagcaatcttcacctgagacaaaacatgcttaaagtgtcaaccaaaaatggttgagtgagcaacataggtttatcaataataaccaagtttttagagcACAATATTTAATTATaaggtttaatcagttcggtagtagtgctggtgtatatgatatcgatactaaccataagttaccctaagcACATCACATTCGTGTCgtgtatcattattatgtatccattgaccaacggtcatccggatagagacgtcactctccatagcgctattcacaataactaagtttgcctttatacgt
This genomic window from Rutidosis leptorrhynchoides isolate AG116_Rl617_1_P2 chromosome 2, CSIRO_AGI_Rlap_v1, whole genome shotgun sequence contains:
- the LOC139894220 gene encoding uncharacterized protein, with the translated sequence MRQVLEVMRQNIRNVTKSTKVADENMFGEENGVELPAIAHRTRHGYNGFSIIYSILRVPLSILSCFTSHTHQTADGVWVSGEFTRISEVNHHIMVSDSIRYAILM
- the LOC139887979 gene encoding exopolygalacturonase-like; its protein translation is MNGSKSTLVLATFMFMVVSQAHVFDITKFGVKPGGEISKALCDAWRAACNAPKPSKLIIPKGQFCLNSIEFKGPCKAPVEVRIDAIIIGPKDPKVIPKGKQWITFSYVNGMTVSGCGTLDGLGGAMAWPSNNPKKNAHHKKPCGLQYLLQNLSFNFIQNSLITGITTKDSKNFHANVMSCTNVTFDNIHIIAPHDSPNTDGIHLGWSKHITIKNSVIKTGDDCISIGDGCENLRIEGVKCGPGHGISVGSLGRNPGEKPVRGVFVKNCVFSCTQNGVRIKTWPDSLPGEVADMHFEDLKMDKVENPIIIEQDYCPHGACSKSKPSLVKVHKVFIKNIKGTATTPTVVKLRCSKANNGCENVRISDIHLTYHGPHGPARQECCNVRPIYAGKMVPPGCPIK